CTCAGCCCAGCTTTAAGGTCTGGCCAGCTCTggctctggatggcagggaggtgggagggggagggaggcctttcccggggggagggggaaggggcagggcccaCTGCAGGGCCTGCACAGGGGCAGGGTGGACAGGGCCCCGTTCCAGGGCTTCCAGGGTTGAGTGTGATGCTTGGTCTGGCCCGTGGCTTCTCCAGTGGGGAGGGAAGTAGAGGCCCCTTCAACCATGGCCCAGCGCCACTCGGACCCGCAGGCCATGGGGTGACCCTCCCCATGGTGGAAGCATGTTCCAGAAGGTTCCACCACCTGGTGAACTTTTGAGAGGGCCAAGGAGCCTCTGAAATAGCTGCTTTGCCACGAGTCCCAGAACCCAACCCCCCCCTGGGGACAGCAACCTGAGAGCTCAGCGGGTCATACGGCACTGCCGTGAGGGGCACCGGACAGCCTGGTCCCCGGCTGCGGGCCCCTTGCCTGTGCCCAGACCCCCGCCCGCCCGGCTGGCACCCCTGCCCAACAGTGACGCTCAGGGCCGTGGGCAGACGCACCTCCAGTGGGGCCTCCGGAGGGCCTGAAAGGGGCAGTAGTCGCCCTGGCCAGAGGGAGAGTCATGGGCCCCCTCAGCCCAAGGCCAGCTCCATATGGCCTGTGCCCAGCACACCCCACTGCAGTGGTCAGGGTCCGGCTGGGAGAAGCAGGGTCCGCTGGTCTGGGGTCCAGGAGCGTGAGACCGAGCCCCTGGGCCTTGAGTTTTGGCTGGAGGAAGTGGCCCTTCAGGTAACCAGGGAAGCTTCCCAGAGGAGGCGGCTTTGAGAtgggccttgaagggtggcagaGGGCCTTGTTCCAGCAGTGCTGAGGGTCCGACAGCTGCCACGGCCACCTCGTCTGAGCAGAGTAGAGGAACTGGGGTGGTCACTGACCCCTCGGGCCCTCGGTCTCTCCGTGACATGGGGTCACGACCTCAAAGCGTCCAGCTAGAAGGACGCAGTGCTCGAACCTGTCTTCCTTGGGGCCCCGGGCACAGGGGCCTCCGCAAGACCAGGGCCCCCGAAGACAGCTGGGGTCTGGTCTGGCCCCAGGGTCTCCTATGGGGTGCAGGAGCTGGCACCACGCAGGGTCCGAGCCCAGTGCCCCTCCCACCGCGCACCCACTGAGCTGGCTCCTGTCCACCGCAGGGCCGGGATGGACGAGGACTTCTCCTCCCAGGTGAAGAAGATGGCCTTGGCCATGGGCACGTCCCTGTCAGACGAGGACATAGAGCGGCTGCCCACTGACATGAGGCGCCATGGTAGGGCCTGCCCCCACAGCACCCCCGCCCGGGCCGGCCCCACCACGGCCGAGGGAGCCGTGTGCACAGGAGCCTGTCTGCGGCCCCTGGCCCCGGGCCCGGTCTGGCCACCTGCTGACCACTGCCGGTCCCTTCCAGGCTCCTTCAACTACCTCAGGTTCTTCGAGTACATGCGGAAGTTCCAGGCCTCAGGGCAGCTGGAGGATGCCATCCGCAAGGCCTTCCAGACCCTGGACAAGGACAAGAGTGGCTTCATTGAGTGGAATGAGATCAAGTAACAGCCAGCAGCCAAGGAcgcggggttgggggggaggggcactgaGCCCAGGGCCCTGTGCCCAGTCCATACCCCCAGTCCATACCCCCAACCTTTCAGGAGGCAGGGCCACAGGGACAGCACCAGACCAGCCTAGAGACCCATCTCCCGAtcactgggcctcagtctcccgaCCTGTGAGGTGGGCAGGGGGCACTTTGTAAGCCATCAGGCACTGGCAGACGCCCCTGCTCTGACAGGAGCCCACCCGGCCCAGGTACGTCCTGTCCATCGTCCCCAGCAGCGGGCCTGCCGCCCCGCTGACAGACGAGGAGGCTGAGGCCATGATCCAGGCAGCTGACAGCGACGAGGATGGGAGGATCGACTTCGAAGGTGGGCCGCCCCATGGGGAGTCTCTGCCGTCCCCCGGCCCCCGCTCTGGGACCACCTGCACCGGGCCTTTTGCACGGTGTCCCTTGTCCCTCTCGGTGCAGAG
This window of the Desmodus rotundus isolate HL8 chromosome 9, HLdesRot8A.1, whole genome shotgun sequence genome carries:
- the PVALEF gene encoding parvalbumin-like EF-hand-containing protein isoform X1, translated to MLRGQGRSVRPAGRWDLLQQTEMISASPPPPQAQGGQALLTASLPGQCGHASEPLGPARDRPECLGGEGRCGPELYVGQAAAGIKAGAHGGLSTPSLTCLLEPSREAGHKAGMDEDFSSQVKKMALAMGTSLSDEDIERLPTDMRRHGSFNYLRFFEYMRKFQASGQLEDAIRKAFQTLDKDKSGFIEWNEIKYVLSIVPSSGPAAPLTDEEAEAMIQAADSDEDGRIDFEGGPPHGESLPSPGPRSGTTCTGPFARCPLSLSVQS